DNA sequence from the Pedobacter schmidteae genome:
ATCAGACATTGGGCATCAGTTCTGTGAGTCCCGACAATGGTTTGGCAGGCACAACCGTAACCATCAAAGGTTCTGGCTTTAGCACTACGGCCGCAAATAACAAGGTTTATTTTAATGGGATATTGGCTACGGTAAAAACAGCTTCCGAAAATAGTCTGGTGCTTGACGCCCCTCAGGGCTTAAGTACCGGCGACTTGAAAGTGGTAGTAGGCGGTGAAGAGGCTTTAGCACCCCAGCCTTTCAGAAGAGCTGGTATCATGACTCTTGCGGGCGGACCAAACAGCGAAGTTTTTGGTCGTTTTATGGCGGGTATTGCGGTTGACAATAGCGGCAATGTTTATGTGACCGACAGAATGAACAAAGTGGTGAAAAAGATTACACCTGCAGGTGTGGTCAGCATTTTACAATCGAACGGTGCTGATATTACTTTCGATATCCCTTTTGGAATTGTGATCGATAAACAAAACAATATTTATGTATCTGATATTGGCCTTAACCGGATCAGAAAAATTACCCCTTCAGGGCAGGTTACGACTCATGCAACGGGCTTCTCTCCCGGCTTAATGGCGCTGGATGACGCTGGTAACCTATATGTAAATGTCAACGGTATTTATGCAGGAATGCAAAAGGTAAATATTGCTGGTGGATTTTCAAAAATTGCCGGCCCATTCTGGCCATCGGCCCGCCCGATTGTAGACGCCGCAGGAAATCTCTATTATGTAGATTCGGGATCAACCAGTAATAATGGAATTTCCAGAATTGTTTCTGGCGGAACAAATGAAACTTACTGGATTGGCAGTTCCGATGCGGGCTATACTGATGGCATAGGTACTGAAGCCAGGTTTAATAGTATTGCCGGAGGCTTAGCTTTATATGGTCCGGGTAAACTCATTGCAGGAGATCGGTCTAACGTTGCTCTCAGGGAAATAGATATAGCGGCGAGGAAAGTTTCTACGCTGGTAAAAATGGCCCGTGGTTTTGCTGATGGACCATTTGTTGAAGGAAAAATGGCCTCAATGGACGATATGGTGGTGGATAAAGACGGAAATATATACATTTTAGATGCCGAGAATAAAGCCGTTAGAAAAGTGTTCCTGAAATAAATATTAGCGGCGGTAACGCCACGTTAACGCTTTCATTTTTAATTTTCACTCTATTCCGGGTTGGCATTTGCCGGCCCGGTTTTTTATTGTGGCGGCATGATCCGAAGAAAAAGGCCTTACCAGCTTCAACTCCTCAAGAAATTATTTAAATCAATATCGCTTGTACTATGTTTTTAATGAAATAGTGTTACATTCCATTTGAAAACGGAAACGGACGATTGGCTAAAATATACATGAGCGACGCGAACTACTATACTTTATTTGAAAGATCACCACTGCCGATGTGGGTTTATGATGTAAAAACATTCCGCTATCTGGATGTAAATATTGCGGCAACAAATCATTATGGTTTTTCTAAAGAAGAATTTTTAAGTAAAACCATATACGATCTTACTCCAAAGGACGATCATGCGGAAGTAGAAAACATAATAGACGAAAACGCCAGAACGGGGCGGTTCTATAAAAATACCTTGCGGCATTTAAAGAAAAACGGTAAAGTCATTATTGTTGAGGTAGAAAGTAATTCAATTGTGTTTAATGATGTAGAAGCCAGAATTGTACTTGCACATGATATAACCAAGCGAGTGGAGGAGGAACATTGGTCTAAATTACTCGAATCGGTAGTGATAAATACTACCGACGGGGTATTGATTACTGATGCAACATCAAATCCGGGACCTACCATTATTTATGTAAATGATGCTCTGGTCAGGATGTCGGGCTACTCCAAAGCCGAATTGATTGGTCGGCAACCCGATATTTTTTATGGAAATCAGCTTGCGCAGGAAGGCTTAAAAATAATTGATGAGGCCCTGTCCAATAAAGTGCCTTGCAATGTCGAACTGGTCAATTTCAGAAAAGATGGACAGGTATATGATGTAAGTATCAATATTTGCCCGGTAAGCGATAGTATGGGTAAAGTGACGCACTGGACCTCCATTCAAAGAGACATTACCGAAAACAGAAGCTATGTCAAAGCAATCGAAGATCAGAATAAAAAGCTGACCGATATTGCCTGGATGCATGCACATAAAGTAAGGGCGCCGTTAACACGTATCATGTCGTTGGTCGACCTGCTGAAAAATCATGCATCGGTAAATGATATCGAAGTTTTGCACAACTATCTTGCTATATCAGCTTCCGAACTGGATGACGTGATTTCCAATATCACCAATAATGAGAAGAAGGCCAATGTTGCTGTCAATGAACATAGTTTTCAACTGTTTATGGATGAACTGCCCGGCTTGTGCTGGATTGCGGCAGAGGATGGTGTGCTAAAATATGCAAACAAATGCTTTTTTGATACCTTGCATTTGCCACCAACAATAATAGGAAAGACCCTGAAAGAGATCTTTGGAAAGGACATTGCCTCAAATGCCAGGAAAAATAATCACGATGTACTGGCTTCAGGAAAAAACAAAGAATTTTATCAGAGCCTGCGAGATGAGGCAGGTCATTTGCAACATTATAAAACTTATAAGTTTCCTTTTAAAGATAAAAGCGGACAGGGAAATATGGTGGGGGCAATAGCTTTTAACGTAACCAAAAGCATCAAACTGGAAGAAGAGCTTTATCAAAGTGAGGCACAGTTTAAGCAGGCTTTTGAGCATTCGCTAATTGGTATGGCATTAATTAGTCCTAAAGGGAAATGGAAAAGGGTAAATAAGAGTTTATGTAACATGCTGGGGTATACGGCTGCTGAGATGAAGCGACTCACCATACAAGAGCTTACCCACCCCAATGATTTGATGAAGAGTATTGCCGTATTGGGAGATCTGGCCTCGGGAAGGATTGAAGAAATGAAATATGAAAAGCGGTACCTTCATAAGGATGGTAGCGCTATATGGGTAGTGATCGCCGCTACCATGCTTTACGACAGTGTGGGTACGCCCCTGCACTACGTATCGCAGATAGAAGACATCACTAAGCGGAAGGAAATTGAAAATGACCTGCTCCTGAGTGAGAAAAAATACCGTACCATATTTGAAAATGTACAGGATGTATTTTATCAGACCGATAAAGAGGGAATAGTAACCGAAATCAGCCCTTCCATAGCGCAGCACTCTGGCTATTTGCGGACCGAGATTATCGGGAAGTCGGTAGATAATTTTTATTACTATACCCAGGACAGAGAACGTATTGTTGAGCAGATCAGGATTAAGGGCTTTGTCATAGATTTTGAAGTCCGCTTAAAAACTAAAGATGAAGAGTTGCGTTATGCCTCTGTAAATGCCCGCTTGATTATAGAAAATGGGATAATTACAGGAACCGAGGGCAGTATGCGGGATGTAACTACCAGAAAATTTCATGAAAATGCGCTGCAGGCTTTAAATACCGAATTGACAGCTTCTAATGAACAAAAAAATAAATTATTCTCCATCATCGGGCATGACCTCAGAAACCCGATTTCGGGTAGTTTGCAATTGTTGGATATGACATTAACCGATTTTGAATCCAGCTCGGCTGATGAAGTGCATACCTATCTTTCGATGATGAAAACAGAACTCTCTAATGCAAATATATTGCTGGAGGATCTGTTAACATGGGCAAAGTCCCAGTTCAATGCGGTAAGCTTTAATCCGGTTGAGATTAAAGACCTTTCGGCACTTATTGATAAATGTGTGCAGAATGTGTTACCTATGGCTGTAAAGAAGCAGATTGCCATTGTGCAAAGCCTTGGACAAAATTTTGTGCTTTATGCAGATAGCGGGATGCTGGAAACCATTATCCGCAACTTACTTTCTAATGCCGTAAAATTTACCGAGGTTGGGGGCACCATTTTGGTGAGGGCCGAAAGCGATGATAAAAGTATAAAATTCTCTGTTCAGGATAATGGGGTTGGAATCCCTCCGCATAAGGTGAATGAGATGTTTAACAAAAACTCCAACTATACTACTTACGGAACGGCGGGAGAAAAAGGAACGGGTTTGGGCTTGAGCTTGTGTTATGATTTTGTGTCGAAACACAACGGCAAGATATGGGTTGAAAGTGAAAAAGGAATAGGCACCACCTTCTATTTTACCATCCCGGAATTGCTGGAAGTTTAAGTTTTATTTTTTGACATAAAAGTTAAGCCTGTCATTGTAACATTTTCTACCTTTCGCCTACTAATTGAAGTATGAAAATCTACATGAAACACCTCGGGCTATTATTTATTGCAATAGCAATTACCATTACCACAAAAGCACAGTTCTCACTTGGCGGTGGAACTTCAAAACCTACTGTGACAGGACGTGTTACAGCAATAATACTAGATTCTTTAACCAAAAGACCAATAGACTATGCAAGCGTCTCGTTGTTGAAAGCAAAAGACAACAAATCGGTAAATGGTGGCATGACAGATGCCAAAGGAAAGGTGGTGTTGCAAAATGTTCAGCCGGATGACTACAAGTTGTCGGTAGGCTTTATGGGCTATAAGACAAAAAACCTGAACCTGAAAACCAGTCCGGAAAGACCTGATCATAATGCCGGCACCATTTTGCTGAGTCCTGTGGCAGGGAATTTAAAGGAGGTGGAAATTACCGGGCAAAAAGCGCTGATAGAAAATAAAGTAGACAAATTGGTTTACAATGCCGAGCAGGACATTACCAACGCCGGTGGCGATGCTACCGATGTGATGCGTAAAGTACCGATGCTTTCGGTTGATATCAATGGAAATGTGCAGCTGCGGGGCGCTTCTGTAAGGGTTTTGATCAATGGTAAGCCTTCGGGAACAATGGCCAATAGTGTGGCCGATGCCTTAAAAATGATTCCGGCCGAGCAGATCAAAAGTGTGGAGGTCATTACCAGTCCTTCGGCCAAATACGATGCGGAAGGATCTGGTGGTATCATCAATATCATTACCAAGAAAAAAACTGCCGAAGGGGTTAGCGGGAATTTAAATGCTACAGCAGGTACCCGGTCCAATAATGGCTCATTTAACCTGAATGTCAAAACCGGGCGCTTATCGCTAAACGGAAGTTTGGGTTTAAACCAGGCTTATCCGCAAAATTCTAAAGTGGTCACTTATAACCATTCTGTTGTAGATGAGGTTGCCAATACGGTTTTACAGGATGGATATTCCAAATGGTCGCGCGTGGGTTATAATGGTAGTTTTGGAATGGATTATGACGTTAATGCCTACAATAATTTTAGCAGCACAGTAAAAATAAACCGTTTTTCGAACGGTGGGCCAGGCAGTTCATTGATCAACCGCAATGGAGTGGAGTCGGTAAACGCAAGGGATATGGACATGAGTTTTAATAACCTGGACTGGAACGTGGACTACCGCAAAACCAGTAAAAAGGAAGGCGAGGAATTTAGTGTTTCGGCACAGTTATCGACCGGCAGAAACGGTAGTGATTTTACCAATACATTTACCAGTGCAGGACTTCCTGATTTGGTGGTGTTGGGACACAATACCGGGAAAAATAACGAATATACCTTACAAAGTGATTACACTTATCCTTTTAGCAAAACCACAGTACTGGAAACAGGAGTGAAGGGGATTTTTAGAAATATAATCAGTGATTACGATCAGGCAGAACAGGATTTTGATTACGACCAGAATGTTGCGGCTGCCTATGGGGTAATGGGATTTAAGCTGACTAAAAAAATGACAGTTAAAGCCGGACTAAGGGCTGAGTATACCAAAATCGATGGGTTGGCAGGTAATATTCAGAAATTTGATAATGATTACTTTAATTTGTTTCCAAGTATGGTGATCTCGCAAACTTTAAAGGGCATGACAACGCTTAAGTTAAGTTATAACCGACGAGTACAGCGCCCCAGCTTATTTTATTTAAACCCTTTCCGGAATAAGAGTGACGTATTTAATCCCATTGAGGGAAATCCGAAGTTGGCCCCTGAACTGACAGACAACATAGAACTGGGATATTCTACTTTTATTAAGGGATCAGTGATTAATGCGTCCGTGTTTTATCGGAATACCAGCGACGTCATTGAAAGTGCGATACGCCCAATTGTGGAAGATGGAGAAACCAGAAACTTAACTACTTATTGGAACGTAGGAACCAGTAAGTCTTACGGATTTAATGTTTTTGGTTCTTATAATCCAAAGCCAAAATGGACGCTAATGGCCAATCTGGGTTTAAATACCTATGAAATCAGCAGTAGCGACAATAGTAGAAACACAGGGACATTTTTGAATTATACGGCTTTTGCGCGTTCGGCTTATGCTTTGCCTAAAGGATGGAGTACAGAGCTTTGGGGGGTGATAAATGCACCGAAACGTACCTTTCAGGGAAAAACTGATATGATGTATTTTTATGGAGGAGCGGTTAAAAAAGAGATCTTGAACAAAAAGGCAACCATTGGATTAAATGTTTTAAATCCGTTTAACAGAGACTTAAACATAAAAACTACCAATACCACGCCTAATTCTATACAGCGGACGGATATTCATTACCCTTTGCGTTCTTTCGGTGTTAATTTTAGCTATAATTTCGGTAAAATGAACTTTAATGCCCAGCCGAAAAAGAAAAAGGGTGTAAATAACGACGATTTGAAGAAAGAAGAACAACAGCAACAGGGCGGCGGCGTAGGTGGCTTGCAGGGAAATTAGGTTGTGGTGAAGGTCTTTTCCTCACATAGTTCACACCAAGTCCACACATCCTTCACAAAAAGGTACCCTTTTGTGGGTTTTATGTGAAGGAGTTGTGAATAAGGTGTGAAGAATCGCCAACTGTGTGAAGGATTGTCTTATTTTAAAATATTACTATATTGCAATTGAAAAAGAAGATACGCCCATCGTATCTTCTTTTTCAATTTAACTTGGTAATAAGGGCAAGTATGGTGGCTCAGGTAGGTACATATGATTTGGCAGGTGAAAAGCTATTGCTCCAGCAGATTGCGATGGGGGATGAAACGGCTTTTAAGTCAATTTTTGATACCTACAGAGGCCGGACCTTTACTTTTGTCGTGAATTTTATTCACTCAAAGGCCGATGCTGAAGAAATTGTTCAGGATACCTTTATGAGCTTATGGCAAAACAGGCTTAGCCTTACAGGAGTAGATCATCCCCGCAATTATATTTACACCATAGTAAGGAACAAAACGCTGCGTTACCTGAGCAATGTGGCCAGGGATGAAAAAATGCTGAAAGTAGTTTGGGCAAACATGCAGATAGAAGTAAACTCTACTGAAGAACGCATGCACTTAAGAGAGAGCAGTGCCCTGATTAAACGGGCACTTGCCATGTTACCGGAACAAAAACAAAAAATATTTAGCATGTGCCGGGAAGAGGGGATGAGCCACGAGCAAGTTGCGCTGGAAATGGGCTTATCCAAAAGCAGGGTTAAGAACATTATGGTCGAAATTTTGAAATACGTTAAAATATTTCTTGCTCAAAATTCGGTGATTTTAGGGCTCATTGCAGGTTTTTGTCTTTTTTTTAAAAATAATTCAATTTAAGACGGTCCTTTGTCTGGTTCTGTGTAACTATATGTATATAACCACCCTAATAGTGGCTATGTATTTTAATGGAAAGAACTATAGAGCGGTTTAACCACCTGCTGAATAAATATATAGATAAATCCTGCAGCCTTGAAGAACTTAAGGAACTGTTTTCTTATATGGAAGTACCCGAATATAAGGATAGGCTGGCCACGGTAATGGATGAAAATTATAAATCATTGCGACCGGGAACCGAAGTAGATTCGGTAGACTGGGATGAGATGTTTAATGCTATAGTGGATCAGGACAGATCTGTAAAGGCAAAAATGAAACCATTGTGGTCTAAATTACTGCCCATTGCTGCAGCTATACTGGTGTTGTTGTCAATAGGGGTTTTGATTTGGGATAAGCAGCAACGGCCGGGTAATGGTAGCACAACAAGTGTAAAGATTAAAAAGGATATTGCCCCTGGAGGAAATAAAGCTGTGCTGAAACTGGCGGATGGGACGGAGATTGTATTGGATGGGCATAGCAGTGGCGTATTGGCCAACGAGGATGGTACAAAGATCAGTAAAACCGCCGATGGGATGTTGTTGTATGATGCTAGTAAATCTGCTGCTGATGAGGCTATAGTTACGGAAAATCATACTAATACATTGAGTACACCGAGCGGGGGGCAGTATATGTTAATTTTGCCCGACAAAACTAAAGTATGGCTCAATGCTGAATCTTCTATCTCTTATCCTTCGGTTTTTATCGGGGCTGAAAGAAACGTCTCTTTAGTGGGAGAGGCCTATTTTGAGGTAGCAAAGGATAAACAACATCCTTTTAAAGTTAAGACCGGTGCTGCGGAGGTAAAGGTTTTGGGTACGCATTTCAATATCATGTGTTATACAAATGAAGGACAAACCCAGGTTTCACTGGCCGAGGGATCGGTTCGTGTGGGACTTGGAAAGGCTTCGGAAGTGCTGGTGCCCGGGCAGCAAGCCTCCATTAAAAACGGAACCGAGCGTATCGTGTTAAAAAATGTAGACATGGATGAGGTGATTGATTGGAAAAATGGGTTGTTCCAGTTTGATAATACCCCTATTGAGCAGGTGATGCGTCAGATAAAAAGATGGTATAATGTAGATGTTGTTTATCAGGGGACTAAGCCTGATGTACATATCACAGGAATGATTTCAAGAAGCAATAATGTTTCCAAGATATTGGATCTCATAGAAGAAGCCGGTGGAGTGAATTTTGAGATCGGCGATAAACAGATTATAGTTAAAATAAACAAGAGGAGGCAACCATGATGAGATAACTACTTATTCCAATTTATAGGTTAACCCAAAATAACCTTTCCGGATTGCGCCCCGGAAAGGTCAGAAATCCTGCTTGGCGGCAGGCATATAGGGTTACCCTTATTTAATCGTGTCAATCAACTAAACACCTAACCCTACATTTCAAATATATGAATGATTATTCACATTCAATAACGGGCGTTATTGCCCATTTCTTTTCCGGTATAGACCGAAAAAGGACAGTCATTGGTCTAAAAAAGCTCATCCTGATGATCAAACTAACCACAATCATCATTCTGGCCCTTACTTTTCAGGCAACAGCTTCGAGCTTTGCCCAAAAAGTAAGCATTTCCAAGAGTGACGCAAGCTTAAAAGAACTATTTAAAGAAATACGTCGTCAAACCGGTTACGATTTCATTTACAACAATGAAGTCATTGAACGCGCAGGAACCGTTAGCGTTCAGGTAAAGGATAAAGATGTTTCTTCAGTCTTAGCTGAAGTATTTAGCCCTAAAAGGCTCACTTTTTCTATTGAAGATAAAAACATCATTGTAAAGGTGAAGGACGCAGCACCTGACAGACTTATCAACGGAAAAATTGTGGCCGCCGAGGATGGTTTGCCCTTACCAGGCGTATCCATCAAAGTAAAAGGATCAACCAAGTCTACTTCAACCAATTCCAGTGGTGAGTTTTCTATCCGGGTAAATGAAGGTGATGTTCTGGTGATTTCCATGATTGGCTATGTTATTCAGGAGGTTCCGACCAATGGAAAAACTACGCTTAACATCAAACTTCAGCAGGATACCAAGGCTTTGTCGGAGGTAGTTGTTACTGGTTTTCAGAACATCAATAAGAAATTGTTTACCGGATCGGCTACTACCATTAGTGGTACCGATGTAAAGCAGGATGGGGTGGTCGACATTAGTCGGATGCTGGAAGGTAAAGTGGCTGGGGTTTCGGTACAGAACGTTTCAGGCACATTTGGTACCGCACCAAAAATTCGTGTGCGTGGTGCTACCTCTATTTCGGGTGAAAATAAGCCATTATGGGTTATTGATGGGGTTGTTTTAGAAGATGTAGTCAACATTTCTAATGATCAGCTATCCAGTGGTGACGCAACTACGCTATTAGGCTCATCTGTTGCTGGTATCAATGCCGATGATATCGAATCGTTCAACATCCTCAAGGATGCATCAGCTACAGCGCTGTATGGTGCAAGGGCGATGAATGGTGTTGTGGTAATTACCACTAAAAAAGGCCGTGCCGGTAATACACAGGTGAATTATAGCGGTAACTTCTCTTCTTTTTTGAAGCCGAGTTACAGTACTTTCAATATCATGAACTCTGCCGACCAGATGTCGGTTTATGCGGAAATCTATCGTAAAGGAGGTTTCTCGCCTAATATCGTAAATGATAAAGATGGAGGTGTATTTGCTAAAATGTACCAGAAAATTAATACTTATGATACCAGTCTTGGTCAGTTTGGTGTCGAAAATACACCTGAAGGTCGCTCGGCCTATTTAAAAAGATATGCCCTGGCCAATACAGATTGGTTTGATATACTCTTTAAAAATTCCTTTGTTCAGGAACATTCGGTAAGTATCTCCTCAGGATCAGAAAAATCTCAGCATTATTTTTCTGTAGGTTATTATAACGACAAAGGTTGGACAGTTGCAGATCAGGCCAAACGTTACACCATGAACTTAAGAGGTAATTATACCCTTTCTCCTAAGTTGAGCGTAGGTATATTAGGGACAGGTGCCTTAAGGAAGCAGAAAGCACCCGGAACGCTAGGCCGTACAAGCGATGTGGTAGAAGGAAAGTATAAACGCGAATTTGATATCAACCCATTCAGTTATGCTTTGACAACCACCAGAACGCTTACTCCATACGATGAGAACGGAAATCTGGAATATTTTACCCGCAACTATGCACCTTTCAATATCCTTCAGGAATTAGAAAACAATTATATCGACCTGGATATGATGGATATGAAATTACAAGGGGAATTGAACTATAAGTTCATGAAGAATTTTGAATTCAAGTCGGTGGGTGCCTTGCGTTATGTGAAAACTACCCGCGAACATAAAATCACGGAGTATTCTAATATGGCAAATGCCTATCGGTTCATGCCGAATTCGACCATCGCAAATAATAATATCTTTTTATATGACGATCCGGACCTGCCACAGATTATTGACAAGGAAAGTGTTTTACCACAGGGAGGTTTTTACAATCGCAACGACGATAACCTGATGAGTTATGATATCAGGAATCAGGTAGATTGGAAGCAAAAGTTTGGCAAGCATGATGTTGGTGCCTTTATCGGGCAACAAACCAAATTTGC
Encoded proteins:
- a CDS encoding IPT/TIG domain-containing protein, producing the protein MNRINQHKWNISISLMLFLLLFIGACKKDKVEVPVIAFKIESYYPNSGNAGTLVTIVGEGFGTDLSKYSAAISGKGVEVISATATALVIRMPEGGNTGALTLKYEDRNFDIGQYTYQDLSVKTVFPANGPAGSQIRITGEGFSSTKGPAAVFINGKPALVVSVSDNLIVAEVPVDAGFGPIVVKVDGKESQGQNFTYQAISNIKPLSGGKNTKVTITGVGFEELVAGNLVDFNGTSATVLEATKEKLIVLAPDGVKTGPLSVNINGQKTTGPTFTVVAPPSIQVVTPLSGPKGAEMIISGALFSKVQDENKVFINGVAVAVQSATENELKLVIPGGTGSGQVRVVVNDQGTDGPQFKDQTLGISSVSPDNGLAGTTVTIKGSGFSTTAANNKVYFNGILATVKTASENSLVLDAPQGLSTGDLKVVVGGEEALAPQPFRRAGIMTLAGGPNSEVFGRFMAGIAVDNSGNVYVTDRMNKVVKKITPAGVVSILQSNGADITFDIPFGIVIDKQNNIYVSDIGLNRIRKITPSGQVTTHATGFSPGLMALDDAGNLYVNVNGIYAGMQKVNIAGGFSKIAGPFWPSARPIVDAAGNLYYVDSGSTSNNGISRIVSGGTNETYWIGSSDAGYTDGIGTEARFNSIAGGLALYGPGKLIAGDRSNVALREIDIAARKVSTLVKMARGFADGPFVEGKMASMDDMVVDKDGNIYILDAENKAVRKVFLK
- a CDS encoding PAS domain S-box protein, with the translated sequence MSDANYYTLFERSPLPMWVYDVKTFRYLDVNIAATNHYGFSKEEFLSKTIYDLTPKDDHAEVENIIDENARTGRFYKNTLRHLKKNGKVIIVEVESNSIVFNDVEARIVLAHDITKRVEEEHWSKLLESVVINTTDGVLITDATSNPGPTIIYVNDALVRMSGYSKAELIGRQPDIFYGNQLAQEGLKIIDEALSNKVPCNVELVNFRKDGQVYDVSINICPVSDSMGKVTHWTSIQRDITENRSYVKAIEDQNKKLTDIAWMHAHKVRAPLTRIMSLVDLLKNHASVNDIEVLHNYLAISASELDDVISNITNNEKKANVAVNEHSFQLFMDELPGLCWIAAEDGVLKYANKCFFDTLHLPPTIIGKTLKEIFGKDIASNARKNNHDVLASGKNKEFYQSLRDEAGHLQHYKTYKFPFKDKSGQGNMVGAIAFNVTKSIKLEEELYQSEAQFKQAFEHSLIGMALISPKGKWKRVNKSLCNMLGYTAAEMKRLTIQELTHPNDLMKSIAVLGDLASGRIEEMKYEKRYLHKDGSAIWVVIAATMLYDSVGTPLHYVSQIEDITKRKEIENDLLLSEKKYRTIFENVQDVFYQTDKEGIVTEISPSIAQHSGYLRTEIIGKSVDNFYYYTQDRERIVEQIRIKGFVIDFEVRLKTKDEELRYASVNARLIIENGIITGTEGSMRDVTTRKFHENALQALNTELTASNEQKNKLFSIIGHDLRNPISGSLQLLDMTLTDFESSSADEVHTYLSMMKTELSNANILLEDLLTWAKSQFNAVSFNPVEIKDLSALIDKCVQNVLPMAVKKQIAIVQSLGQNFVLYADSGMLETIIRNLLSNAVKFTEVGGTILVRAESDDKSIKFSVQDNGVGIPPHKVNEMFNKNSNYTTYGTAGEKGTGLGLSLCYDFVSKHNGKIWVESEKGIGTTFYFTIPELLEV
- a CDS encoding TonB-dependent receptor domain-containing protein, whose amino-acid sequence is MKIYMKHLGLLFIAIAITITTKAQFSLGGGTSKPTVTGRVTAIILDSLTKRPIDYASVSLLKAKDNKSVNGGMTDAKGKVVLQNVQPDDYKLSVGFMGYKTKNLNLKTSPERPDHNAGTILLSPVAGNLKEVEITGQKALIENKVDKLVYNAEQDITNAGGDATDVMRKVPMLSVDINGNVQLRGASVRVLINGKPSGTMANSVADALKMIPAEQIKSVEVITSPSAKYDAEGSGGIINIITKKKTAEGVSGNLNATAGTRSNNGSFNLNVKTGRLSLNGSLGLNQAYPQNSKVVTYNHSVVDEVANTVLQDGYSKWSRVGYNGSFGMDYDVNAYNNFSSTVKINRFSNGGPGSSLINRNGVESVNARDMDMSFNNLDWNVDYRKTSKKEGEEFSVSAQLSTGRNGSDFTNTFTSAGLPDLVVLGHNTGKNNEYTLQSDYTYPFSKTTVLETGVKGIFRNIISDYDQAEQDFDYDQNVAAAYGVMGFKLTKKMTVKAGLRAEYTKIDGLAGNIQKFDNDYFNLFPSMVISQTLKGMTTLKLSYNRRVQRPSLFYLNPFRNKSDVFNPIEGNPKLAPELTDNIELGYSTFIKGSVINASVFYRNTSDVIESAIRPIVEDGETRNLTTYWNVGTSKSYGFNVFGSYNPKPKWTLMANLGLNTYEISSSDNSRNTGTFLNYTAFARSAYALPKGWSTELWGVINAPKRTFQGKTDMMYFYGGAVKKEILNKKATIGLNVLNPFNRDLNIKTTNTTPNSIQRTDIHYPLRSFGVNFSYNFGKMNFNAQPKKKKGVNNDDLKKEEQQQQGGGVGGLQGN
- a CDS encoding RNA polymerase sigma factor, with product MKKKIRPSYLLFQFNLVIRASMVAQVGTYDLAGEKLLLQQIAMGDETAFKSIFDTYRGRTFTFVVNFIHSKADAEEIVQDTFMSLWQNRLSLTGVDHPRNYIYTIVRNKTLRYLSNVARDEKMLKVVWANMQIEVNSTEERMHLRESSALIKRALAMLPEQKQKIFSMCREEGMSHEQVALEMGLSKSRVKNIMVEILKYVKIFLAQNSVILGLIAGFCLFFKNNSI
- a CDS encoding FecR family protein produces the protein MERTIERFNHLLNKYIDKSCSLEELKELFSYMEVPEYKDRLATVMDENYKSLRPGTEVDSVDWDEMFNAIVDQDRSVKAKMKPLWSKLLPIAAAILVLLSIGVLIWDKQQRPGNGSTTSVKIKKDIAPGGNKAVLKLADGTEIVLDGHSSGVLANEDGTKISKTADGMLLYDASKSAADEAIVTENHTNTLSTPSGGQYMLILPDKTKVWLNAESSISYPSVFIGAERNVSLVGEAYFEVAKDKQHPFKVKTGAAEVKVLGTHFNIMCYTNEGQTQVSLAEGSVRVGLGKASEVLVPGQQASIKNGTERIVLKNVDMDEVIDWKNGLFQFDNTPIEQVMRQIKRWYNVDVVYQGTKPDVHITGMISRSNNVSKILDLIEEAGGVNFEIGDKQIIVKINKRRQP
- a CDS encoding SusC/RagA family TonB-linked outer membrane protein encodes the protein MNDYSHSITGVIAHFFSGIDRKRTVIGLKKLILMIKLTTIIILALTFQATASSFAQKVSISKSDASLKELFKEIRRQTGYDFIYNNEVIERAGTVSVQVKDKDVSSVLAEVFSPKRLTFSIEDKNIIVKVKDAAPDRLINGKIVAAEDGLPLPGVSIKVKGSTKSTSTNSSGEFSIRVNEGDVLVISMIGYVIQEVPTNGKTTLNIKLQQDTKALSEVVVTGFQNINKKLFTGSATTISGTDVKQDGVVDISRMLEGKVAGVSVQNVSGTFGTAPKIRVRGATSISGENKPLWVIDGVVLEDVVNISNDQLSSGDATTLLGSSVAGINADDIESFNILKDASATALYGARAMNGVVVITTKKGRAGNTQVNYSGNFSSFLKPSYSTFNIMNSADQMSVYAEIYRKGGFSPNIVNDKDGGVFAKMYQKINTYDTSLGQFGVENTPEGRSAYLKRYALANTDWFDILFKNSFVQEHSVSISSGSEKSQHYFSVGYYNDKGWTVADQAKRYTMNLRGNYTLSPKLSVGILGTGALRKQKAPGTLGRTSDVVEGKYKREFDINPFSYALTTTRTLTPYDENGNLEYFTRNYAPFNILQELENNYIDLDMMDMKLQGELNYKFMKNFEFKSVGALRYVKTTREHKITEYSNMANAYRFMPNSTIANNNIFLYDDPDLPQIIDKESVLPQGGFYNRNDDNLMSYDIRNQVDWKQKFGKHDVGAFIGQQTKFADRQNSFNNGYGYQYDKGGVPFTDYRIIKMLLEGNYNYYGMNRFYDRYAAFFLNANYAYDSKYIFNGTVRYDGSNRMGESATARWLPTWTLSAAWNVDQEEFIKKIDQISYLKLRGGYGLTASLGDATNSSVVLKNSTTLRPRLSEVEPRIVLDALENSQLTWEKQYEANVGLDVGLFQSRLTFAVDYYNRKGFDLIGDVITSGIGGEAIKTANFADMDSHGFEFTLGGSPVKTSGFSWSSNLTLGYNKNKITSLKSKPRIYDLIISEGGALEGGPVRGLYSIDFKGLNGLGVPTFIDEGGDLSTNVYVQSTLTGNLKYEGAVDPLYTGGWTNTFRYKDFTFNFFVSYQAGNKIRLNNIFAARYDDSKALPREFLDRWTLPLDENATNVPSIADYLVRKDLNGTYPYVAYNYSSDRVADGSFVRLKQVSMAYNLPKKYSNAIGVGSMSLKLQGNNIWLLYADKKLKGQDPEFFGSGGVALPIPKQLTLSLKVGF